From a region of the Nonlabens dokdonensis DSW-6 genome:
- a CDS encoding CBS domain-containing protein encodes MNIHQFIINDVEPLVISSQISRAQEIFSQLTYSHLPIVEDDIYVGCLSENDAHCFESDQVLETVKYSYNSFFVKENTHWLDVLEAFAQHQSNIMPVLSQDNKYLGYYELKDIMELFNDAPFMYESGAVVVVQKGNTDYSFSEIAQIVESNDSKMFGCFISAHKDHLTEITLKLSPQNLNGVLQTFRRYSYEIVSAAEEDSYLDTLKERSDYLNKYLNI; translated from the coding sequence ATGAATATTCATCAGTTCATTATTAATGATGTAGAGCCTTTAGTCATTTCATCTCAAATATCGAGAGCTCAAGAAATTTTCTCTCAGCTCACTTATTCTCATCTACCTATTGTAGAAGACGATATCTACGTAGGATGTCTTTCAGAAAATGATGCTCATTGCTTTGAGTCCGATCAAGTTTTAGAAACAGTTAAGTATTCTTACAACTCCTTTTTTGTAAAGGAGAATACGCACTGGTTAGATGTATTAGAAGCTTTTGCGCAGCATCAAAGTAATATTATGCCAGTTTTAAGTCAGGATAATAAATATCTAGGTTATTACGAGCTTAAAGATATTATGGAGTTGTTCAATGACGCTCCTTTTATGTATGAATCTGGAGCTGTTGTTGTGGTTCAAAAAGGGAATACAGATTATAGTTTTAGTGAAATAGCTCAAATTGTGGAGTCTAACGATTCTAAAATGTTTGGTTGTTTTATAAGTGCTCATAAAGATCATTTAACTGAGATAACCCTTAAGCTTAGTCCACAAAACTTAAATGGAGTGCTGCAAACTTTTAGAAGGTACAGCTATGAAATTGTAAGCGCAGCAGAAGAAGATTCCTATTTGGATACCTTAAAAGAACGCTCTGACTATTTGAATAAATACTTAAACATATAG
- a CDS encoding RNA methyltransferase — protein sequence MKIDNLEQGYYGIGIMNGKTPENLGVLWRTAQNLGANFIFTIGKRYAKQACDTHNAVGAIPYFHYKTFQDFQTHLPKGAMLIGIELTDDAIALEEFKHPRNCVYLLGAEDHGLPNTALEKSQHIIKFNTPKSLNVAVAGSIIMYDRSVKGTSIYIDGKAI from the coding sequence ATGAAAATAGATAATCTAGAGCAAGGATATTACGGTATAGGGATTATGAACGGTAAAACCCCAGAAAACCTAGGTGTTTTATGGCGCACAGCTCAAAATCTAGGGGCTAATTTTATTTTTACAATCGGCAAACGTTATGCAAAGCAAGCTTGTGACACGCATAATGCAGTAGGTGCTATTCCTTATTTTCATTACAAAACTTTTCAAGATTTCCAGACTCATCTACCTAAAGGAGCGATGCTCATAGGAATAGAACTCACCGATGATGCCATCGCATTAGAAGAGTTTAAACATCCACGTAATTGTGTTTATCTATTGGGTGCAGAAGATCATGGTTTACCAAATACAGCTTTAGAAAAGTCGCAACATATTATAAAATTTAATACTCCTAAAAGCCTTAACGTAGCGGTCGCCGGTAGTATCATTATGTATGATCGCAGTGTGAAAGGAACCAGCATTTACATTGATGGTAAGGCTATTTAA
- a CDS encoding isoprenyl transferase: MAKELLDLKKIPKHIAIIMDGNGRWAKKQGLMRVRGHEKGAKAIRQTVKVCADLGVEHITLYAFSTENWKRPKLEIDTLMRILVSSLRKELPTLEENNVSLKAIGRLDLLPKKAQRELAEVIELTKDNDRMNLTLALSYGSREELITVIKQVASQVKDGSLEIDQIDTDIINKHLYTSYMPDVDLLIRTSGEQRISNFLLWQIAYAELYFTEVLWPDFRKEHLMEAIHNYQDRERRFGKTSEQL, encoded by the coding sequence ATGGCAAAAGAACTACTTGACCTTAAAAAAATACCGAAACATATTGCCATCATTATGGACGGTAATGGTAGATGGGCTAAGAAGCAAGGGTTGATGAGAGTGCGCGGTCATGAAAAAGGTGCAAAAGCAATACGTCAAACAGTCAAGGTTTGTGCGGATTTAGGAGTAGAGCACATTACTCTTTATGCTTTCAGTACAGAAAACTGGAAAAGACCCAAGCTAGAGATAGATACTTTAATGAGAATACTGGTTTCTAGTCTCAGGAAAGAACTTCCTACTTTAGAAGAAAATAATGTTTCGCTTAAAGCAATAGGTAGATTAGATCTGCTACCTAAAAAAGCACAACGAGAACTTGCAGAGGTAATAGAGCTTACAAAGGATAATGATCGCATGAATCTTACGCTTGCATTAAGTTATGGCTCAAGAGAAGAATTAATCACAGTAATTAAACAAGTAGCGAGTCAGGTAAAAGACGGCTCACTAGAAATAGACCAAATTGATACTGACATAATTAATAAACATTTGTATACGAGTTATATGCCAGATGTTGATTTGTTAATACGTACAAGTGGAGAACAAAGGATAAGTAATTTTCTTTTATGGCAAATTGCTTATGCCGAATTATATTTTACAGAAGTGCTATGGCCAGACTTCAGAAAAGAACATCTGATGGAAGCCATACATAATTATCAAGATAGAGAAAGAAGGTTTGGTAAAACAAGTGAACAATTATAG
- a CDS encoding alpha/beta fold hydrolase, which translates to MLHSIILGEGQPFLILHGFLGMADNWKTLGRKWSEMDFQVHLIDQRNHGRSLHSDTFDYAIMAQDIKEYCDAHQLENIVLLGHSMGGKVAMQFASLYSSYLEKLIIADIAPKEYAPHHSDIINGLRSINFDQVSSRNDADEMLEKVIPDFGTRQFLLKSLYRVDKKKYGWRFNLKVLGDAQDRVGTHQKIENQITTPTLFIRGGNSGYILDNDLMVIEHAFAKAELKTIEGAGHWLHAEKPQEFLTIVTNFIK; encoded by the coding sequence ATGCTACATTCAATTATTTTAGGAGAAGGACAACCTTTTCTCATCCTTCACGGATTTCTAGGAATGGCAGACAATTGGAAAACCTTAGGGCGCAAATGGAGTGAAATGGACTTCCAAGTGCACCTTATAGACCAGCGCAATCATGGTCGTAGCCTTCACAGTGATACGTTTGATTATGCAATCATGGCTCAAGATATAAAAGAATATTGCGATGCACATCAATTAGAAAATATCGTCCTTTTAGGCCATAGTATGGGTGGGAAAGTAGCGATGCAATTTGCGAGTCTCTACAGTTCCTATCTAGAAAAGCTAATCATTGCAGACATTGCCCCTAAAGAGTACGCACCACACCACAGTGACATTATAAATGGTTTACGTAGTATTAATTTTGATCAAGTCTCTTCTCGCAATGATGCCGATGAAATGCTAGAAAAAGTGATTCCAGATTTTGGCACACGTCAGTTTTTATTAAAAAGCTTATACCGAGTAGATAAAAAGAAGTATGGATGGAGGTTCAATTTAAAAGTTCTTGGTGACGCTCAAGATCGAGTAGGAACACATCAAAAAATTGAAAACCAAATCACTACTCCTACTCTTTTCATAAGAGGCGGCAATTCTGGATATATTTTAGATAACGATTTAATGGTTATTGAGCACGCTTTCGCGAAAGCGGAATTAAAAACCATTGAAGGTGCTGGACACTGGCTTCATGCAGAGAAACCTCAAGAATTTTTAACAATTGTTACGAATTTCATAAAATAA
- the bamA gene encoding outer membrane protein assembly factor BamA, with protein MTKKLANALLFILCLGLSTSIKAQDNQGDLAIGDATKYKIGEITVTGSQTYNENTVIAFTGLRKGEEVFVPGERLSQVVKKMWDLKLFSDIRIFATEIIGDPDDDIIDTINLEINIIEVPNLNNVTIEGLRKGQIKTLKEELKLTKGRKATENLITTTRSFIEDKYRNKGFLYADAKVKTRVIPDTTGANIVNMKIDIDRGKKVKISDITFDGNEKLSDKQLRGAMSNTKKKNIFRVFKRSKYVEEDFQEDLESVVDAYKENGYRDARVLSDTLIKESDKTIALNIDVEEGRKYYFGDIKFIGNTVYTDEQLKRLFKIEKGDVYNGVAFDERISNPEDPDSDDLTNLYQNSGYLFSNVNAVETRVQNDTIDFEIRIVEGKEAYFNNISVSGNTRTNDHVIYRAIRTSPGERYSRQKIINSIREVGQLGFFDAQKINPQLTNVNQEEGTVDVDYELVEAGASQIELQGGYGGGGFVGTLGLRFNNFSLRNIFNGEAYEPVPMGDGQTLAIRAQASTIFRTYSLNFTEPWLGGKKPVSFNVSFSHSEQFRVNQQNFREVDRNQRFLITGGTIGLAKRLEWPDQYFQFSQAISFQHYNLKNFQSQLFNFPNGFSNNLAYTVGLSRNNVGVNPIFPTYGSSFSITAKMTLPYSLWNGVDYENIEDNPDFQTNGVADLGKIDQERFRFLEFYKVKFEGTWYTQLYDKLILQTKSEFGFLGAYNNDRGLVPFERFFVGGDGLGAFSLDGRDIIRMRGYDNSALTTSGDGDTVYNKFSMELRYPISLEQAASIYVLTFAEAAGSYDRFRNYNPFDVQRSAGAGMRIFMPAFGLLGVDFGYGFDAVPNAATTDPSGWNVHFIIGQQF; from the coding sequence ATGACAAAAAAGTTAGCAAACGCGCTGCTATTTATATTGTGTTTAGGTTTAAGCACATCCATTAAAGCCCAAGATAATCAAGGTGATCTAGCAATAGGTGACGCTACTAAATATAAAATAGGAGAGATAACCGTAACTGGTAGTCAAACCTATAATGAAAATACAGTGATTGCATTTACTGGCTTGCGTAAGGGAGAAGAAGTTTTTGTTCCTGGAGAGCGCTTGAGCCAAGTAGTAAAGAAAATGTGGGACTTAAAACTCTTTAGTGATATTAGGATTTTTGCCACTGAGATCATCGGTGATCCAGATGACGATATTATTGATACCATTAATTTAGAGATCAATATCATTGAAGTACCCAACCTTAATAATGTAACTATAGAAGGTCTACGCAAAGGGCAAATCAAAACTCTTAAGGAAGAGTTGAAGCTTACCAAAGGTAGAAAAGCTACTGAAAACCTGATAACTACCACTAGATCATTTATTGAGGATAAATACCGCAATAAAGGATTTCTTTATGCAGATGCTAAGGTAAAAACAAGAGTGATTCCCGATACAACAGGTGCTAATATCGTTAACATGAAGATCGATATTGACCGTGGTAAAAAAGTCAAAATATCAGATATCACCTTCGATGGAAATGAAAAACTTTCTGATAAACAATTGCGAGGTGCTATGTCAAATACTAAGAAGAAAAATATCTTTAGAGTATTTAAAAGATCTAAATACGTAGAGGAAGATTTTCAAGAAGACTTAGAGTCTGTTGTTGATGCTTATAAAGAAAACGGTTACCGTGACGCTCGTGTGTTATCAGATACTTTAATTAAGGAAAGCGATAAAACCATTGCGTTAAACATTGATGTTGAAGAAGGAAGAAAATATTACTTTGGTGATATTAAATTTATCGGTAACACCGTTTATACAGACGAGCAATTAAAAAGACTCTTCAAAATAGAAAAAGGAGATGTTTATAATGGAGTTGCATTTGATGAACGTATCAGCAATCCTGAAGATCCAGATTCTGATGATTTAACTAACTTATATCAAAACAGTGGTTACTTATTTTCAAATGTAAATGCTGTAGAGACTCGTGTGCAAAATGACACTATTGATTTTGAAATCAGAATTGTAGAAGGGAAAGAGGCATATTTCAACAATATAAGTGTAAGTGGTAATACAAGAACAAACGATCACGTGATTTACAGAGCTATCAGAACCTCTCCAGGAGAAAGATATTCCAGACAGAAAATCATTAATTCAATTCGTGAGGTAGGTCAATTAGGATTTTTTGATGCTCAAAAGATCAATCCGCAGTTGACTAATGTAAACCAAGAAGAAGGAACGGTAGATGTAGATTACGAACTTGTAGAAGCAGGTGCCAGCCAGATAGAGCTACAAGGTGGTTATGGTGGTGGAGGATTTGTCGGTACATTAGGACTGCGATTCAACAACTTCTCTTTACGTAACATTTTTAATGGAGAAGCTTATGAGCCAGTCCCTATGGGAGATGGGCAAACTCTAGCCATACGTGCGCAGGCAAGTACTATTTTTAGAACCTATAGCTTGAACTTTACAGAGCCGTGGTTAGGAGGTAAAAAACCGGTATCGTTTAACGTATCTTTTTCTCACAGTGAACAATTTCGTGTGAACCAGCAAAACTTTAGAGAAGTAGATAGAAATCAGCGTTTTCTAATTACTGGTGGAACAATCGGACTAGCAAAAAGATTAGAATGGCCAGATCAATACTTTCAGTTTTCTCAAGCGATTTCATTTCAGCATTATAACTTGAAAAACTTTCAAAGTCAATTATTTAACTTCCCTAATGGTTTTTCTAACAACTTAGCATATACCGTAGGTTTGAGTCGTAACAACGTAGGTGTCAACCCTATTTTCCCTACTTATGGTTCTTCATTTTCGATTACCGCTAAAATGACCTTGCCGTACTCTTTATGGAATGGAGTAGACTATGAGAATATAGAAGATAATCCAGATTTTCAAACTAATGGTGTTGCAGACTTAGGAAAGATTGATCAAGAGCGATTTAGATTTCTAGAATTTTATAAGGTCAAGTTTGAAGGAACTTGGTACACGCAGCTGTATGATAAATTAATCCTTCAAACTAAATCTGAATTTGGATTCTTAGGAGCCTATAATAACGATCGAGGTCTTGTGCCATTTGAGCGTTTCTTCGTAGGAGGTGATGGGTTAGGAGCATTTTCTTTGGATGGTCGTGATATTATTAGAATGAGAGGATATGATAACAGTGCATTAACAACTAGTGGAGATGGAGATACCGTATACAATAAGTTCTCTATGGAATTACGTTATCCTATTTCATTAGAGCAAGCGGCATCTATTTATGTACTTACATTTGCAGAGGCTGCAGGATCTTATGATCGATTCAGAAATTATAACCCATTTGACGTTCAGCGATCTGCTGGAGCAGGAATGCGTATATTTATGCCAGCCTTTGGATTATTAGGGGTAGATTTTGGGTATGGATTTGATGCAGTACCTAACGCGGCTACAACAGATCCTAGTGGCTGGAATGTTCACTTTATAATCGGTCAGCAGTTTTAA
- a CDS encoding OmpP1/FadL family transporter: MNKIKVFVVLCLISTFAYAGGYRVSTQSNKQLAMGHTGVAVVNSADILFFNPAGIVHLENKLNISAGGFGVFSDVKFQNEDFGTFSETDSPTGTPVYLYATYKVTEDFAVGLGVYTPYGSNVTWPTDWSGSHLVNEIELSAIFIQPTLSYQLFDSVSIGGGPILAIGGVSFNRNASRTLTDEEGNRSNIGIEDSGVTAWGWSAGIMFTPTDKFTLGFNYRSLIDIESTEGTATFSNFPNSSLTPSNGQTSFTATLPLPAELTLGVSYKLLDDKLLLAFDYNRALWSEYNSLDLEFGNGATSINPRNYKDASTYRFGAQYAATDKLTVRAGYYFDESPVQSGYFAPETPRNDSDGYTFGLSYLVTPKLSIDGSLLFLQFQEVTESYDFYFDTGSPVAAPFEGTYKSSAFIAGLGLTYSM; encoded by the coding sequence ATGAATAAAATAAAAGTTTTTGTTGTGCTCTGTTTGATTTCTACATTTGCATATGCTGGTGGTTATCGTGTTAGTACACAAAGTAACAAGCAATTAGCTATGGGACACACTGGTGTTGCCGTTGTTAACAGTGCAGACATCCTATTCTTCAACCCAGCTGGAATCGTTCATTTAGAAAATAAATTGAACATAAGTGCAGGAGGATTTGGTGTTTTTTCTGATGTAAAATTTCAAAATGAAGACTTCGGAACTTTTTCTGAAACAGACAGCCCGACAGGAACACCTGTTTATTTATATGCTACGTACAAAGTAACTGAGGATTTTGCAGTTGGTTTAGGTGTTTACACACCTTATGGAAGTAATGTAACCTGGCCTACAGACTGGTCTGGTTCACACTTAGTAAACGAGATCGAATTGAGTGCTATCTTTATACAGCCTACTTTATCTTATCAATTATTTGATAGTGTTAGTATAGGTGGTGGACCTATCCTTGCTATAGGAGGTGTTTCTTTTAATAGAAACGCCAGTAGGACACTTACTGATGAGGAAGGTAATCGTTCTAATATAGGCATTGAAGATTCTGGTGTAACCGCATGGGGATGGAGTGCAGGAATAATGTTTACGCCTACAGATAAGTTTACCTTAGGATTTAACTACCGTTCTTTAATTGATATTGAAAGTACTGAAGGAACAGCAACTTTTTCTAATTTTCCTAATAGCTCACTAACTCCTTCTAATGGTCAAACAAGTTTTACAGCAACATTGCCTCTTCCTGCTGAACTTACCTTAGGTGTTAGTTACAAACTACTAGATGATAAATTACTTCTTGCTTTTGATTACAACAGAGCTTTATGGAGTGAGTACAACAGTCTTGATCTAGAATTCGGAAATGGCGCAACTTCTATTAATCCTAGAAACTATAAAGATGCTTCTACTTATAGATTTGGAGCTCAATATGCGGCAACTGATAAATTAACGGTGAGAGCTGGTTATTACTTTGATGAGTCTCCAGTACAATCAGGCTATTTTGCGCCAGAAACTCCTCGTAACGATTCTGACGGATATACATTTGGTTTATCATATTTAGTAACTCCTAAGTTATCTATAGATGGTTCATTACTTTTCTTACAGTTCCAAGAAGTAACAGAATCTTATGACTTTTACTTTGATACAGGTTCTCCTGTGGCTGCTCCTTTTGAAGGAACTTACAAGTCGTCAGCATTTATTGCCGGATTAGGTCTAACTTATAGCATGTAA
- a CDS encoding OmpH family outer membrane protein, which translates to MKQVKTLIAAFTFIIAGVQMGFAQDAQPTKVCHVASQELVESMPSAIAADKQLRNLAKTYETKLTAMDKELKTRYQTAQEAAPNRSQEENERVLAELAEGQKKLEEYYQNSQKAMGQKRTDLLKPLYKQVRESIFKVARAKGFDYVLDSTTGTGIIMADGYDLTNDVKADLGIK; encoded by the coding sequence ATGAAACAAGTAAAAACCCTAATAGCAGCATTTACATTCATTATAGCAGGAGTCCAGATGGGCTTTGCACAAGATGCGCAACCTACAAAAGTATGTCACGTAGCTTCTCAAGAGCTTGTGGAATCTATGCCTAGTGCTATCGCTGCAGACAAGCAGTTGAGAAACCTAGCAAAAACTTATGAAACTAAGTTAACCGCTATGGACAAAGAACTTAAGACTAGATATCAGACAGCACAAGAGGCAGCTCCTAATAGAAGTCAAGAAGAAAATGAAAGAGTACTTGCTGAGCTTGCAGAAGGTCAAAAGAAATTAGAAGAGTACTACCAAAACTCTCAAAAGGCAATGGGTCAAAAAAGAACAGACCTTTTAAAGCCATTATACAAGCAAGTAAGAGAGTCTATCTTTAAAGTTGCTCGTGCAAAAGGCTTTGACTACGTTCTTGATTCTACTACAGGAACAGGAATCATCATGGCAGATGGTTATGACCTAACTAATGATGTAAAAGCAGATTTAGGTATCAAGTAA
- a CDS encoding pyridoxine 5'-phosphate synthase: protein MAILSVNVNKIATLRNSRGGDVPNLLKVAIDLERFGAQGITIHPRPDERHIKYQDARDLKKVVQTELNIEGNPIESFIKLVDEVKPAQVTLVPDGPDALTSNAGWDTLKHKDFLSDIVKHFKDQGIRTSIFVDPVIAIIEGAAKTGVDRIELYTEDFASNYSSDKEAAIQPYILAAQKANELGLGINAGHDLSLENIQYFNKQIPNLLEVSIGHALISESLYLGLENVVNMYKAKLV from the coding sequence ATGGCGATTTTAAGTGTAAATGTCAACAAAATAGCTACCCTACGTAATTCTAGAGGTGGCGATGTTCCTAATCTTTTAAAGGTTGCGATAGATTTAGAAAGATTCGGTGCTCAAGGTATTACCATTCATCCTAGGCCTGACGAACGTCACATCAAATATCAAGATGCAAGAGACCTTAAAAAGGTAGTACAAACCGAACTTAATATAGAAGGAAACCCTATTGAAAGTTTTATCAAACTTGTAGACGAAGTGAAGCCCGCTCAGGTAACCTTAGTGCCTGATGGGCCAGATGCACTTACTTCTAATGCAGGCTGGGATACTTTAAAGCACAAAGATTTCCTTTCTGACATCGTTAAACATTTTAAAGATCAAGGTATACGCACTAGTATATTTGTTGATCCAGTTATAGCGATAATTGAAGGCGCTGCAAAAACAGGTGTAGATCGTATTGAATTATATACCGAAGATTTTGCTAGCAATTACAGCAGCGATAAAGAAGCCGCAATACAACCTTATATTCTTGCTGCCCAAAAAGCAAACGAGTTAGGTTTAGGGATCAACGCTGGGCACGATCTATCACTAGAAAACATTCAATATTTTAATAAGCAAATACCTAACTTATTAGAAGTCTCTATAGGTCATGCATTGATATCAGAGAGTTTGTACCTAGGTTTAGAAAACGTTGTTAATATGTATAAAGCAAAATTAGTGTAA
- the porG gene encoding type IX secretion system protein PorG yields MRSLFILLVFLSFAFAKAQTYEVGIFAGTSNVIGDVGSTQYIQFKDMAVGGIFKWNRSTRHSFRASIIAANMVGDDNDSDDISRDLRGLKYNYSLIEASLGIEYTFWDWDLYSGRPQFVPYLYTGLTGFSYSSFALNNTNELEEYDNSIDIAIPIVFGIKANITPKLILAAEVGARYTFTDNLDGSNPDGDMDFDSLRFGNINNNDWYMFSGVTLTYTFGRKPCYCNF; encoded by the coding sequence ATGCGGTCATTATTTATTTTATTAGTTTTTTTAAGTTTCGCTTTCGCGAAAGCGCAAACCTATGAAGTAGGAATCTTTGCTGGTACATCTAATGTAATAGGAGATGTAGGTAGTACTCAATATATACAGTTTAAGGATATGGCCGTAGGCGGTATTTTTAAATGGAATCGCAGTACGAGGCATAGTTTTAGAGCCAGTATTATCGCGGCAAACATGGTAGGAGATGATAACGATAGTGACGATATTTCTAGAGACCTAAGAGGATTAAAGTATAATTACTCCTTAATAGAGGCGAGCTTAGGGATAGAATATACTTTTTGGGATTGGGATTTGTACTCAGGAAGACCTCAGTTTGTGCCTTATTTGTATACTGGCTTAACAGGTTTTAGTTATAGTTCGTTTGCACTAAATAACACAAATGAGTTGGAAGAGTATGATAATTCCATCGATATTGCGATCCCAATAGTTTTTGGTATAAAGGCAAATATCACACCTAAACTGATTCTCGCTGCTGAGGTAGGTGCACGATATACTTTTACCGATAATTTAGATGGAAGTAATCCAGACGGCGATATGGATTTTGACAGTTTGAGATTTGGTAATATTAATAACAATGACTGGTACATGTTTAGTGGCGTTACACTTACTTATACCTTTGGTCGTAAGCCTTGTTATTGTAATTTTTAA
- a CDS encoding NAD kinase has translation MKKIAIYGQYLHDDTVNTCKELIHLLQKKGCETLIESSFHELLKEENIAMQLKSFHTLDKSYDLLISLGGDGTVLRAVAYIGKVNIPVIGINTGRLGFLATLNKDKLTEAIDALYKGSYTLSKRSLITLSSSVGEHHNSPHNFALNEVTVSRMNTTSMIQIETRLNNELLTSYWADGLIISTPTGSTGYSLSCGGPVISPDTTAFVITPIAPHNLNARPLVIPDHTEIIIKVSGREEEFLTSLDNRIASYPNETILTLKKADFTIDLVELQGQSFIKTIREKLLWGEDKRN, from the coding sequence ATGAAAAAGATCGCTATTTATGGGCAGTATTTGCACGATGATACGGTTAATACTTGTAAAGAGTTAATTCATTTGCTCCAAAAAAAAGGATGCGAGACACTTATAGAATCTAGTTTTCATGAGTTGTTGAAGGAAGAGAACATTGCTATGCAATTAAAATCTTTTCATACATTAGATAAATCTTATGATTTACTCATCAGTCTAGGCGGTGATGGAACTGTTCTCAGAGCTGTAGCTTACATCGGTAAAGTGAATATACCTGTTATAGGAATCAATACCGGCAGGCTAGGATTTCTCGCTACGTTAAATAAAGATAAACTTACAGAAGCTATTGATGCGTTATATAAGGGTTCTTATACTCTTAGCAAACGTAGCTTGATTACGCTCAGTTCTTCGGTTGGAGAGCATCATAACTCGCCGCATAACTTTGCTCTTAACGAGGTGACAGTAAGCAGGATGAATACAACAAGTATGATTCAGATTGAGACACGACTCAATAATGAACTGTTAACTAGTTATTGGGCAGATGGATTAATAATTTCTACACCTACCGGTTCTACTGGTTATAGTTTAAGTTGTGGTGGTCCTGTTATATCTCCAGATACTACAGCATTTGTTATTACACCTATTGCTCCACATAACCTCAATGCAAGACCACTTGTAATACCAGATCATACTGAAATAATAATCAAAGTAAGTGGTAGGGAAGAGGAGTTTCTTACTTCCTTAGATAATCGTATTGCATCCTATCCTAATGAAACTATTCTCACTCTTAAAAAAGCAGATTTCACTATTGATCTCGTAGAGCTGCAAGGTCAGAGTTTTATTAAAACCATAAGAGAAAAACTTCTTTGGGGAGAAGATAAACGCAATTAA
- a CDS encoding OmpH family outer membrane protein: MKNKILILSIVAVFSFAFAKAQRGIRVAYIDMEYILESVPEYQEASKQLDQKMQKWKQEIDQMANEISQMKAALQNEKVLLTKELIEEKEEDIALKQQELAEYQQKRFGAQGDFLLQKQQLIQPVQDQVFNEIQKIGSQKKYDYVVDSSEMAMLYSAERHDISDQVLRAIGRTGKQKSRERKQAEKDGVAEKDEPYLSVVEAEEKEAKEQAKEDKKEEIQQAISERDAARNEAKRKRDSARAAKAAAYKERRDKLMADRKRKKDSIQAVRDAAREKRKAEIEAKKAAREKKNDPDGE; encoded by the coding sequence ATGAAAAATAAGATTTTAATTTTAAGCATAGTAGCTGTTTTTAGTTTCGCTTTCGCGAAAGCGCAAAGAGGAATAAGAGTAGCTTACATAGATATGGAGTACATTCTTGAGAGTGTGCCAGAATATCAAGAGGCTTCAAAACAACTCGATCAAAAAATGCAAAAATGGAAGCAGGAGATCGACCAGATGGCAAACGAGATTTCTCAAATGAAGGCAGCGCTTCAAAATGAAAAAGTATTGCTTACAAAGGAGCTTATTGAAGAAAAAGAAGAGGATATCGCTCTTAAGCAGCAAGAGCTGGCCGAATACCAGCAAAAAAGATTCGGTGCTCAAGGGGACTTCTTGTTACAAAAGCAACAGTTGATCCAGCCTGTCCAAGATCAGGTTTTTAATGAAATACAAAAGATAGGTAGTCAGAAGAAATACGATTACGTCGTAGACAGTTCAGAAATGGCAATGCTTTATAGTGCTGAGCGTCATGACATCAGTGATCAAGTTCTAAGAGCAATAGGTAGAACAGGAAAACAAAAATCTAGAGAACGCAAACAAGCCGAAAAAGATGGAGTAGCCGAAAAAGATGAGCCATATTTATCTGTAGTGGAAGCTGAAGAGAAAGAAGCTAAGGAACAAGCCAAAGAAGATAAGAAAGAAGAAATACAACAGGCTATTTCAGAACGTGATGCTGCTCGTAATGAGGCAAAGAGAAAGAGAGACTCGGCAAGAGCAGCAAAGGCTGCTGCTTACAAAGAGCGTAGAGATAAGTTAATGGCAGACCGTAAGCGTAAAAAGGACAGCATACAAGCGGTAAGAGATGCAGCAAGAGAAAAAAGAAAAGCCGAGATAGAAGCTAAGAAAGCTGCACGCGAGAAGAAGAATGATCCAGACGGAGAATGA